A genomic stretch from Planctomycetota bacterium includes:
- a CDS encoding prepilin-type N-terminal cleavage/methylation domain-containing protein: MKNRYNKTRKGFTLVELLVVIGIIALLVSILLPTLGKARESARTTKCLSNLRQVGMAFIAYTMDNDSRLPPSYRPHPTLGGQYQNIAWPRIVDNGYIDIDRTETVESISGGPFNNVRTAEILTCPASPTYVDQNVPVARLDAIATEINGSTVAGRIYRSTGGDRRLAQETYLDTEPGAGGIFTQYAINGQWGWHTTHNNLHSRTAFALQDMVWPYGLQWGDEKIGRFGRKGASELFLLGEGSTDWGLLKTSFQHGDDENPSSNFVYLDGHASNHRVGDIRFKRNPSNAVELIVWDNRLWTQKPGGPL; the protein is encoded by the coding sequence GTGAAAAATCGCTACAACAAGACAAGGAAGGGCTTTACGCTCGTCGAGCTGCTCGTCGTCATCGGCATCATCGCACTGCTCGTGTCGATTTTGCTGCCGACGCTCGGCAAGGCTCGAGAGTCGGCTCGAACAACGAAGTGTCTGTCGAACCTCCGGCAGGTCGGCATGGCGTTCATCGCTTACACGATGGACAACGACAGCCGGCTCCCGCCGTCCTACCGGCCGCACCCGACGCTCGGCGGTCAGTATCAGAACATCGCGTGGCCGCGAATCGTCGACAACGGCTACATCGATATCGACCGGACCGAAACCGTCGAGTCGATCAGTGGCGGTCCCTTCAACAACGTCCGCACGGCTGAGATTCTGACCTGCCCTGCCTCGCCGACATATGTCGACCAGAACGTGCCCGTCGCTCGGCTCGACGCCATCGCGACAGAGATCAACGGCTCGACGGTGGCTGGCCGAATCTACCGCTCGACCGGCGGTGACCGACGCCTGGCACAAGAGACGTACCTTGACACCGAACCAGGTGCCGGTGGCATCTTCACCCAGTACGCAATCAACGGACAGTGGGGCTGGCACACCACGCACAACAACCTCCACAGCCGAACGGCCTTTGCCCTACAGGACATGGTCTGGCCGTACGGACTCCAGTGGGGCGACGAGAAGATCGGTCGCTTCGGTCGCAAGGGGGCTTCGGAGCTGTTCCTGCTCGGCGAGGGCTCGACCGACTGGGGTCTGCTCAAGACGTCGTTCCAGCACGGCGATGACGAGAACCCCTCGTCCAACTTCGTCTACCTCGACGGCCACGCCAGCAACCACCGCGTCGGCGACATCCGTTTCAAGAGGAACCCCAGCAACGCAGTCGAGTTGATCGTCTGGGACAACCGCCTCTGGACCCAGAAGCCGGGCGGCCCGCTCTGA
- a CDS encoding 2-hydroxyacid dehydrogenase translates to MKVSVFNTKPYDRQFLGRANGDRHELLFLDPRLMPETAPLADGSEAVCAFVNDDLGRATIERLAEGGVKFVAMRCAGFNNVDLDAAKQHGIRVARVPAYAPAGVAEHAVALMLGLNRRLYRAYNRVREGNFALGGLLGFEMHGKTAGVVGTGKIGAACARILLGFGMKVLAFDTQPSDELTKAGVEYVELDDLLRNSDVITLHVPLMEQTHHMIDRRALGLVRKGVMLINTSRGGLIDTDAAIAGLKDGTLGSLGLDVYEEEDGLFFEDHSSAIMGDDTFARLLTFPNVLITGHQAFFTEEAMTNIAGTTIDNLNAFATDGRSDNEVGGS, encoded by the coding sequence ATGAAGGTCAGTGTCTTCAACACCAAGCCGTACGACCGGCAGTTCCTCGGCCGGGCCAATGGCGATCGGCACGAGTTGCTGTTCCTCGACCCGCGGCTCATGCCGGAGACCGCGCCGCTGGCTGACGGGTCGGAGGCGGTCTGTGCGTTCGTCAACGACGACCTCGGCAGGGCGACGATCGAGCGTCTGGCCGAGGGCGGCGTGAAGTTCGTCGCGATGCGGTGTGCCGGCTTCAACAACGTTGACCTCGACGCCGCCAAGCAGCACGGCATCCGCGTCGCCCGCGTCCCGGCCTATGCACCGGCGGGCGTGGCGGAGCATGCCGTCGCGCTCATGCTCGGGCTCAATCGTCGGCTTTACCGCGCGTACAACCGTGTTCGTGAGGGCAACTTCGCCCTGGGCGGACTGCTCGGCTTCGAGATGCACGGCAAGACGGCCGGCGTTGTCGGGACCGGCAAGATCGGTGCGGCCTGCGCTCGCATCCTGCTCGGCTTCGGCATGAAGGTGCTCGCCTTCGACACGCAGCCGAGCGACGAGCTCACCAAAGCCGGCGTCGAGTATGTCGAGCTCGACGACCTGTTACGCAACAGTGATGTCATCACGCTCCACGTGCCGCTGATGGAGCAGACGCACCACATGATCGACCGGCGTGCACTTGGCCTGGTGCGGAAGGGCGTCATGCTCATCAACACCAGCCGCGGCGGGCTCATCGACACCGACGCCGCCATCGCTGGCTTGAAGGACGGCACGCTCGGCAGCCTCGGCCTCGACGTCTACGAAGAGGAAGACGGCCTCTTCTTCGAAGACCACTCGTCGGCCATCATGGGCGACGACACGTTCGCCCGGCTGCTGACCTTCCCAAACGTCCTCATCACCGGCCATCAGGCCTTCTTCACCGAAGAAGCGATGACCAACATCGCCGGGACGACGATCGACAACCTCAACGCCTTCGCGACCGACGGCCGCAGCGACAACGAGGTCGGCGGATCCTGA